Genomic segment of Sphingomonas sp. KRR8:
GGTCGATCAGGCACTCGCCGGCGTGGAACAGGGACAGCTCGTCACCTTCGGCATCGCTCCTTCCCGACCGGAAACGGGCTACGGCTACATTCGGGCACAGCTCGCTCCCAACGACTCAGCGGGCATTCACCAGGTGGAGCGATTTGTCGAAAAGCCACCGTTGGCAACGGCCGAAGAGTACCTCCGGTCGGGCGACTACTTCTGGAACGCGGGCATCTTCCTGTTCCGGGCCGGTGACATCCTCACGGAGCTGAAGGTGCATACGCCCGAGGTGGCCGCCTGGGCCCGCCGCGCCATTGTTGAGGGCAGCACCGACGGTGAATTCTTCCGCCCAAGGGAAGAGAATGAGGCCGGCCCCTGCCCCGCCATCTCCATCGACTATGCGGTGATGGAGCACTCCGATCGCATTGCCATGGTGCCGGTCGCCCCTGGCTGGTCGGACCTCGGCTCGTGGAGTGAATTGTGGGCCCGCGCTGATCAGGACGGGCAGGCGAACGCCACCCGCGGTCAGGCGGTGGCGGTGGATTGCCGTGGAAGCCTGCTTTACGGCTACGAAGGGATGACTGTTGCGGGCGTCGGGCTGAACGACATGATCGTGGTCGCGACCCGCGATGCGGTTTTGGTCGTCCCCAAGGACCGAAGCCAGGATGTGCGGGCGGTCGTCGACACCCTGAAGGAACGCGGTGAGCAGACCGGCGACCTGCCGAGCGTCATCCATCGGCCGTGGGGCACTTATCAGACCACCGATCGTGATGAACGTTTCCAGACGAAGCGGATTGTCGTGAAACCCGGCGCCAAGCTGTCCAGCCAGCTGCACCATCACCGTTCGGAGCATTGGGTGGTCGTTGCAGGCACCGCGGAGGTGACCGTGGGCGAGCGCACCTTCCTGCTGCACGAGAACCAGTCGACCTACATCAGTGCCGGAACCGTTCACCGGCTCGCCAATCCCGGCAAGGTGCCGCTGCACCTGGTCGAGGTGCAATGCGGGACCTACCTCGGAGAGGACGACATTGTCCGCTTCGACGATGTCTACGGACGGGCACCTCCGGTCGATGAAGAACCCGGCAAGCCCTAGCATGCGCCTTCCTGTCCGCTTATGGTCGCTGCGGGCAGTTTTGGGGGAATGAACATGGGGCTTGTCGGCTGGATCGTCATCGGGATCGTTGTCCTGCTGCTGCTGTATGCAGTGGGGCTCTACAACCGGCTGGTGCGGCTCCGCGCACTGACGAAAGAAGGGTTCAGCGGGATCACGGTGCAGCTTCGCCGCCGGGCCGATCTCATTCCCAACCTCGTCGAGACGGTTCAGGGCTATGCCGGGCACGAGCGCGACACGCTTGAGGCGGTGACCAGGCATCGCACGGATGCGGTGCAGGCGGCCGGCGGCGGGGTCGCGGCAACCGCGCAGGCCGACGCGCAGATGACCGGTATGTTGGGCCGGCTCATGGCCGTTGCGGAGGCCTACCCCGATCTCAAGGCCAACCAGAACTTCCTTGATCTCCAAGGGCAGCTTGGAAGCATCGAAGGTGAGCTGCAGAGCGCGCGTCGCTATTACAACGCCACGGCGCGGGACCTGAATACTGGCATCCAGAGCTTCCCGGCGGTCTTGATTGCCCGGCCGATGGGCTTCAGCGAAGAGCCCTATTACGAGGATGCCGACAGCTCGATCCAGTCGGCGCCCAAGGTCAGCTTCAAGCCGGCGGCCTGAGCCGATGAGTCGTCTCGCGGCAGCGCTGCTGGCGCTGCTGGCCCTCGTTCCGGTGCGGGCCGCGGCCGAGGAGCGGATCCGCAGCTACGATTCGCGCATCCTGATCCAAAAGGACGGCGCGCTCGACGTCACCGAAACGCTGGACGTCACGGTCGAGAACCAGCGAATCAACCATGGCATCTTTCGCGACTTCCCGACCCGCTACCGCGCCCCGCACGGCGGGCTGGTTAAGGTCGGTTTCAGCCTGATCGGAACTACCCGCGACGGCGAGCCCGAGCCGAGCAGCACCCAGTCGATCGGCAACGGCATTCGGGTCAGGATCGGCGATCCGGAGCGCATCGTGCCGCAGGGCGAGCATCGGTACACGATCCACTATCGCGCGACCCGCGAGCTCGGCTTCTTCGACAAGTATGACGAGCTCTACTGGAACGTCACGGGCAATGGCTGGATCTTCCCCATCGACCAGGCCAGCGCGACCGTGATCCTGCCCGCCCCAGCCACCTTCGGGCAGCGTGCCTTCTACACCGGCAGCCAAGGGTCGGCCGACCATAACGCCACCGTCACGGCCGAACGGCCGGGCGAGATCCGGATCGAAGCGACCGCCCCGCTCGACGCCTATCAGGGCCTGACGATTGCGCTCGCCTTCCCCAAGGGAGTGGTGTCGCCGCCCTCGCGTACCCTTAAGGCGGGTTACTGGCTCGCCGATTACGGCCCGCCACTGACCGGCGCGGCGGTGCTGGTCGCGCTGCTCGGCTTCTTCTGGCGCGCCTGGCGGCGGGTCGGACGCGATCCGGCTGCGGGCCCGGTGGTGCCCTTATTCTCCCCGCCCCCCGACCTGTCGCCGGCAGCGATGCGCTATCTGGAGACGATGACCTGCGACAATCGCGCCTTCGCGGCGGCGCTGGTCGACCTCGGCGTCCGCGGCCACGTCCGCCTGACCGAGGAGGACGGCGGCTGGTTCGCCAAGGACACGACGCGGATCGACCGACTGCAGGGCACCGCGCCGCTTCCCGACGAGGAAGCCGCGATGCTCGACGCGCTGATTGCGATGCCCGACCAGTCGCTCGAGATGAAGCAGGAAAATCACAGTAAATTCTCGGCAGCGTCCAAGGCCCTCGAAATGCCGCTCAAGGAGCGGTTTGACGGCAAGTTGTTCAAGCGCAACCTCGACTGGGCGATCATCGGGCTGGCGCTGGTGCTGGGCGGGATGTGGCTGACCGCGACCGCGATGGGCCTCGCCGCCGGGGTCGCCGGCGGCTGGCTGATGATGGGCCTGGGCGCGCTTGCGGCAACACTGTTCCTGCTCTTTCTGCGCCAAGGCGCGCGCGGCGGGATGCGCACCTTGTGGACGATCCTCGCCGGGATCGCGGGTGTGGTGGTGTTGTTCGTCAGCCTGCCGATCGCGCTCGCCGGGGTCGAGATGACCGGCCCCCTCCCCCTGCTCGGCCCGCTGCTGGCGGTGCCGCTTGCGCTGTCGGCCTTCAAATGGCTGTCGGCCCCGACGGCCGAGGGCCGCAAGACTCTCGATGCCATCGCGGGCTTCAAGCAGTATCTGTCGATCGCGGAACAGGACCGGCTTGAGCGTATGACCGGCGGTCCCGCCCAAACGGTCGAGTTGTTCGAGAGATACCTTCCCTACGCCATCGCGCTGAAGGTGGAGAACAAGTGGGCCGACCGCTTCCGCTCGACTCTGGCGGCCGCAGCCGCGGCGCCGGGCCAGCAGCAGAGCTTCCTGTGGTATTCCGGCTCGCACCAGCCGTGGGACAATCCTGGCGGCTTCGTTCGTGACGTCGGATCAAGCCTGTCGAGCGCCATCAGCTCGGCATCGACGGCGCCAGGCTCGTCGAGCGGATCGGGTGGAGGCGGCTTTTCGGGTGGCGGCGGTGGAGGAGGCGGCGGAGGCGGCTGGTGATCAGCCCCAGGCAGGCCGACGCAGAACGGCGGTTGGTCCGTGGTAGTCGACCACGCTCAGCCGCTCAAAACCAAGTTTCTCGGCCAGTCGAAAGCTGGGCTCGTTCGCCGTTGAGATGATCGCCCAGACGGGCGTCGGGTCGAGCGCAGCCTCTGCCCAGTCCAGCGTGGCGCGGCATGCTTCCATGGCCAAGCCTAGGCCATGGGTTTCGGTCGCCATGATCCAGCCCATCTCCGGCTCATCGCCGAACTGAGGCTCAATCTCCCGCCACGCGGTGAATAGGCCGACATTGCCGAGCAGCTTGCCGTCGGACTTGCGCTCCACGGCCAATGTTCCGAAGCCATTCAGGCTCCAGCCGCCCACCGCGGCCATCAGCCGACGCCAGCATTCCTCCTGCCCCATCGGCTGTGGGCCGAAGTGGCGATGCACTTCCGGCTCCTGCAGGATTGCGTGATAAGGGCGAAAATCGTCCTTGCGCCAGGCGCGCAAACGCAATCGCTCGGTCTCCAGGGTAGGAGCCGAGCGCTGCGTCACCGGAGGTTGGCCGACTTACTTCTTGGTGAGGCTGAGGCCGCCAAAACGCTTGTTGAAGCGCGCGACCTGGCCACCCTGGTCGAGCATACGGCTGTTGCCGCCGGTCCAGGCAGGGTGGACGCTGGGATCGATGTCGAGGTGGAGGGTGTCACCCTCTTTGCCCCAGGTCGAACGGGTCTGGTACTTGGTCCCGTCGGTCATCTCGACGGTGATGAAGTGATAGTCGGGGTGAACGCCGCTCTTCATGGGTCAGGTCCTTTGAGAGATGGCTGGTTCCGACCAGCCTGGAAGGTTGCCGCGCCCATTAGCGGCGGGGTGGCGACTTGACAAGCTGAAGGGTCGCGACGACACGCCGCCGCAGGATCAGGGGTCAAGGAAGCCGGTGCGAAACCGGCGCTCTGCCCGGAACGGTATGCCGCCTTCGCTTCCCAGCGATCGCGGACAAGTCCGATACTTGCCCTGGCTCCGTCGTCCGTTTCCTTGTCCGGGGTCAGACTGGGGACGTGGGCAGCCGCCCTCCGTGACGACAATCATGTCGTTACGAGAGGAGTGCCCCTTGCCTTTGTTCCTTGCCGATACGCCAGCTGCCGTGCAGCCACCCACCGTCGTGGTCACCGCCGAGCGCGCGCCCGAACAGCGGGAGCGAACGGCCGCGTCGGTCAGCATCGTCGACAGCAAGCGCCTGGACCGTCTGGGCGAGCCCCTGCTGTCAAACGTGCTGCGGCTGCTGCCCTCGGTGGCGGTGGCGACATCGGGACCGGCCGGCTCGATCACCGAGGTTCGGATCCGCG
This window contains:
- a CDS encoding DUF2207 domain-containing protein codes for the protein MSRLAAALLALLALVPVRAAAEERIRSYDSRILIQKDGALDVTETLDVTVENQRINHGIFRDFPTRYRAPHGGLVKVGFSLIGTTRDGEPEPSSTQSIGNGIRVRIGDPERIVPQGEHRYTIHYRATRELGFFDKYDELYWNVTGNGWIFPIDQASATVILPAPATFGQRAFYTGSQGSADHNATVTAERPGEIRIEATAPLDAYQGLTIALAFPKGVVSPPSRTLKAGYWLADYGPPLTGAAVLVALLGFFWRAWRRVGRDPAAGPVVPLFSPPPDLSPAAMRYLETMTCDNRAFAAALVDLGVRGHVRLTEEDGGWFAKDTTRIDRLQGTAPLPDEEAAMLDALIAMPDQSLEMKQENHSKFSAASKALEMPLKERFDGKLFKRNLDWAIIGLALVLGGMWLTATAMGLAAGVAGGWLMMGLGALAATLFLLFLRQGARGGMRTLWTILAGIAGVVVLFVSLPIALAGVEMTGPLPLLGPLLAVPLALSAFKWLSAPTAEGRKTLDAIAGFKQYLSIAEQDRLERMTGGPAQTVELFERYLPYAIALKVENKWADRFRSTLAAAAAAPGQQQSFLWYSGSHQPWDNPGGFVRDVGSSLSSAISSASTAPGSSSGSGGGGFSGGGGGGGGGGGW
- a CDS encoding GNAT family N-acetyltransferase encodes the protein MRLRAWRKDDFRPYHAILQEPEVHRHFGPQPMGQEECWRRLMAAVGGWSLNGFGTLAVERKSDGKLLGNVGLFTAWREIEPQFGDEPEMGWIMATETHGLGLAMEACRATLDWAEAALDPTPVWAIISTANEPSFRLAEKLGFERLSVVDYHGPTAVLRRPAWG
- the rpmE gene encoding 50S ribosomal protein L31 → MKSGVHPDYHFITVEMTDGTKYQTRSTWGKEGDTLHLDIDPSVHPAWTGGNSRMLDQGGQVARFNKRFGGLSLTKK
- a CDS encoding LemA family protein, which translates into the protein MNMGLVGWIVIGIVVLLLLYAVGLYNRLVRLRALTKEGFSGITVQLRRRADLIPNLVETVQGYAGHERDTLEAVTRHRTDAVQAAGGGVAATAQADAQMTGMLGRLMAVAEAYPDLKANQNFLDLQGQLGSIEGELQSARRYYNATARDLNTGIQSFPAVLIARPMGFSEEPYYEDADSSIQSAPKVSFKPAA
- a CDS encoding mannose-1-phosphate guanylyltransferase/mannose-6-phosphate isomerase; this translates as MIRPVILCGGMGARLWPVSRAHFPKQLADLGDGQSLLQKTVARVRGSRFAAPLLVSGEEHRFVVRDQIADMGAAAECVLLERTGRNTAPAIALAAEWIEAHAPGEIMLVLPSDHVMDDEPAFLAAVDQALAGVEQGQLVTFGIAPSRPETGYGYIRAQLAPNDSAGIHQVERFVEKPPLATAEEYLRSGDYFWNAGIFLFRAGDILTELKVHTPEVAAWARRAIVEGSTDGEFFRPREENEAGPCPAISIDYAVMEHSDRIAMVPVAPGWSDLGSWSELWARADQDGQANATRGQAVAVDCRGSLLYGYEGMTVAGVGLNDMIVVATRDAVLVVPKDRSQDVRAVVDTLKERGEQTGDLPSVIHRPWGTYQTTDRDERFQTKRIVVKPGAKLSSQLHHHRSEHWVVVAGTAEVTVGERTFLLHENQSTYISAGTVHRLANPGKVPLHLVEVQCGTYLGEDDIVRFDDVYGRAPPVDEEPGKP